A window of the Candidatus Hydrogenedens sp. genome harbors these coding sequences:
- a CDS encoding glycoside hydrolase family 99-like domain-containing protein, whose amino-acid sequence MLFTSVLMAFLSFQLPEWTFDNPDIIKKWIPNAQVQDVKIENGKLYGRTQGTDPYLLCEGIDFIPTPYQYIHIRIKTNHGGMGQIFWSGTNEGQYGGLSGDKSITFNFDEKNDWQDIYVFPFWHKEGKIIKMRFDLCDALEFELEKISVKTWDKGEAPVTDVYEWQFPEGDISSWRIDSENSPYYFFKPISLPIGKKKYLSIEYSASKSANSIDLIWAGQDVSGPQTISLPLITDEKTHVSVIDMLQYPAWKGPILALGFRIPDYSKVKIFSLSIGEEPIEKPELIVSYFGAVQGGIRAKREVPILLRLSNQGGGIAHVDNLKFKHPGSLNIEKGPVPKPPYEIEYDDFMDIYWSVTPEKSGIYPIEIIPLLKETALTINTGELQVLPEIKKISAEYVPEPKPIKTKVDICAFYFPGWDTAEKWDCILTTAPIRKPILGYYDEGNPECVDWQIKWAVENGIKCFLVDWYWVAGKESLKHWFEAYRKARYRDYLKVAIMWANHNPPNTHSVEDWEKVNREWIDNYFNLPSYYRINNKPLICIWSPENIRHDLGSLEAVKALLEKSQQWAKEAGYEGIEFMAINNNQSASELQILKNEGYSSFTNYHEFNRAVYMSPIPNRAKYEDVVSVLPSIWREKHSLCEGMTYYPLVETGWDSRPWHGSKSLVIEGRTPELFNTMLLSARDFVEEKNTPMIVLGPLNEWGEGSYIEPNTEFGFTMYEAIRNVFASSNTEPLPVNLTPEDVGLGPYDFPIPAFETSWDFHESLSGWKVFSGMKDIKVDEGSLTGRTSTEDPSLYFFYFGMKGLNASQFPRATLRLRVDSPTPIENKTQLYWSAKGTQFNEENSISIPIRADGGYYTYTFNLRDCPNWNGRIKAIRIDPCTLNNVSIWIDSFTLHQN is encoded by the coding sequence ATGTTATTTACATCTGTATTAATGGCCTTTTTAAGTTTCCAACTTCCCGAATGGACATTTGATAACCCGGATATTATAAAAAAATGGATACCTAATGCGCAGGTGCAGGATGTAAAGATTGAGAACGGTAAATTATATGGTAGAACCCAAGGTACCGACCCATATCTTTTATGTGAAGGTATTGATTTTATCCCAACTCCTTATCAATACATACATATTCGTATTAAGACAAATCATGGAGGTATGGGACAAATATTTTGGTCTGGGACAAATGAAGGACAATATGGAGGACTATCGGGGGATAAATCCATCACTTTTAATTTTGATGAAAAGAATGATTGGCAGGATATTTATGTTTTTCCATTCTGGCATAAGGAAGGGAAAATTATTAAAATGAGATTTGATTTATGTGATGCATTGGAATTCGAATTAGAGAAAATTTCAGTAAAAACATGGGATAAAGGTGAAGCACCTGTTACTGATGTTTATGAATGGCAATTTCCCGAAGGGGATATATCCTCGTGGAGAATTGATTCTGAAAATAGTCCTTATTATTTTTTTAAACCTATATCTTTACCCATAGGAAAGAAAAAATATCTTTCAATTGAATATTCTGCAAGCAAAAGTGCTAACTCAATAGATTTAATCTGGGCAGGACAGGATGTGTCAGGACCTCAAACTATTTCTCTACCATTGATTACAGATGAAAAAACCCATGTTAGTGTTATTGATATGCTTCAATATCCTGCATGGAAAGGACCCATTCTTGCTTTGGGTTTTCGTATTCCGGACTATTCAAAAGTAAAGATATTTTCCTTATCTATAGGGGAAGAACCAATAGAAAAACCTGAACTTATCGTATCCTATTTTGGTGCTGTTCAAGGTGGTATACGAGCAAAAAGAGAAGTTCCTATTTTATTACGACTTTCTAATCAGGGAGGTGGTATTGCACATGTTGATAATTTAAAATTTAAACATCCGGGTTCGTTGAATATAGAAAAAGGTCCTGTTCCAAAGCCCCCGTATGAAATCGAGTATGATGATTTCATGGATATTTACTGGTCAGTTACTCCGGAAAAATCAGGTATCTATCCTATAGAGATTATACCTTTGTTGAAAGAGACTGCCTTAACTATCAATACAGGAGAATTGCAAGTATTGCCTGAAATTAAAAAAATATCGGCAGAATATGTTCCTGAACCAAAGCCCATTAAAACCAAGGTAGATATCTGTGCGTTTTATTTCCCGGGTTGGGATACTGCAGAGAAATGGGATTGTATCTTAACAACAGCTCCGATAAGAAAACCTATTTTGGGATATTATGATGAGGGAAACCCGGAATGTGTGGATTGGCAAATAAAATGGGCTGTAGAGAATGGCATAAAGTGTTTTCTTGTCGATTGGTATTGGGTTGCCGGGAAAGAATCGCTAAAACATTGGTTTGAAGCCTATCGCAAAGCAAGGTATAGAGACTATTTAAAAGTAGCCATTATGTGGGCAAATCATAACCCACCCAATACTCATTCTGTCGAAGATTGGGAAAAAGTCAATAGAGAATGGATTGATAATTATTTTAATTTACCATCTTATTATAGGATTAATAATAAACCGCTTATATGTATCTGGTCTCCTGAAAATATACGTCATGATTTGGGTAGTTTGGAGGCGGTAAAGGCGTTGTTAGAGAAATCCCAGCAATGGGCAAAAGAAGCAGGCTATGAAGGCATTGAATTTATGGCGATAAACAATAATCAGTCTGCCAGTGAATTGCAAATATTAAAAAATGAGGGCTATTCAAGTTTTACCAATTATCACGAATTTAATAGAGCCGTTTACATGAGTCCAATACCTAACCGTGCGAAATATGAAGATGTGGTTTCTGTGCTCCCCTCTATCTGGAGGGAAAAACATAGTCTATGTGAGGGTATGACCTATTATCCCCTTGTGGAAACAGGTTGGGATTCGCGTCCCTGGCATGGGTCTAAATCATTAGTCATTGAGGGAAGAACTCCAGAATTGTTTAACACCATGTTACTTTCTGCTCGTGATTTTGTAGAAGAAAAGAATACGCCGATGATTGTTTTAGGACCATTGAACGAATGGGGAGAGGGAAGTTATATAGAACCCAATACAGAGTTTGGCTTTACAATGTATGAAGCCATACGCAATGTTTTTGCCTCATCCAACACAGAACCTTTGCCTGTTAATCTTACTCCTGAAGATGTAGGATTAGGACCGTATGATTTTCCTATTCCTGCATTCGAGACCTCGTGGGATTTCCATGAATCTTTATCTGGATGGAAAGTATTCAGTGGCATGAAAGATATAAAAGTGGATGAAGGCAGTCTTACAGGTAGAACAAGCACAGAAGACCCATCTCTCTATTTCTTTTACTTTGGGATGAAAGGTCTTAATGCAAGTCAATTTCCAAGAGCCACTTTACGATTGCGTGTGGATAGTCCAACGCCGATAGAAAACAAAACCCAGTTATATTGGTCAGCAAAAGGGACACAATTCAATGAGGAAAATTCTATTTCGATACCTATTCGTGCGGATGGGGGTTATTATACCTATACCTTTAATTTGCGAGACTGTCCTAATTGGAACGGAAGAATTAAAGCAATTCGAATTGACCCCTGTACTCTTAATAATGTAAGTATCTGGATTGATTCCTTTACACTTCATCAGAACTAA
- a CDS encoding GMC family oxidoreductase translates to MNEYLLEIYNRPNVVNLATNENTNLINSIFDFIVIGSGAGGSVLSKELAEQGAKVALLEEGALPFPWETSAFRSLLKLYRDNGFTGTIGKPMIPIPLGRCVGGTTVINSGTCFRVPQKVLNLWESEFGLIGINNENLQDCFSKVEREIHVEDADWNVMNKSSDFIRKIFTQKNLPCLPLRRNTHNCQGCGMCCYGCTSGAKKSMEISYIPKAIQAGLFLFYNARAKRILLSDGKTAKGVLIDVVHPTTHKVINKVEIKGEKIIVACGTMLSPLLLKRSGIAIDNPNLGAHLTIHPASKISIELEDNISSWVGIPQGCYSTALEDEGIIFEGVAMPPDLGPSAVPFSGNELIHYWKNYKNIATFGFMIKDSNEGSLKFNIKNQPIYSYQLTKTDAQKLKKAITFLAELALDENPIQIFAMVTKQPNIIKSKDDLNIFTKQEHVPSDFECMAFHPLGTCRLADSPEKGVCDSNHRVFGTKNIFVCDGSSIPTSLGVNPQLTIMALATRLAHILKNL, encoded by the coding sequence ATGAATGAATATTTATTGGAAATTTATAATCGTCCTAATGTGGTTAATTTAGCCACAAACGAAAACACAAATTTAATCAATTCCATTTTTGACTTTATTGTTATCGGTAGTGGTGCTGGGGGTTCAGTCCTTTCAAAAGAACTGGCAGAACAAGGGGCCAAAGTAGCACTCCTTGAAGAAGGTGCACTTCCCTTTCCGTGGGAAACATCAGCATTTCGTTCTTTACTCAAACTTTATCGTGATAATGGATTTACAGGTACTATTGGAAAACCCATGATACCTATTCCCTTAGGTCGTTGTGTTGGGGGAACTACAGTCATTAATTCCGGAACCTGTTTTCGTGTTCCACAAAAGGTTTTAAATTTATGGGAGTCAGAATTTGGTCTGATAGGAATAAATAATGAAAATTTACAGGACTGCTTTTCAAAGGTAGAGAGAGAAATACATGTTGAAGACGCAGATTGGAATGTAATGAATAAATCCAGTGACTTCATACGAAAGATATTTACACAGAAGAACCTGCCCTGTCTTCCTTTACGACGGAATACACACAACTGCCAGGGATGTGGAATGTGTTGCTATGGCTGCACCTCAGGTGCAAAAAAAAGCATGGAAATTTCCTATATCCCTAAAGCCATACAGGCGGGGTTATTTTTGTTCTATAATGCACGGGCAAAACGCATACTCTTATCTGATGGGAAAACAGCCAAAGGCGTTCTGATTGATGTAGTTCATCCAACGACACACAAAGTAATAAATAAAGTTGAGATAAAAGGGGAAAAAATAATAGTCGCATGTGGAACAATGTTATCTCCTCTATTATTAAAAAGAAGTGGTATTGCCATTGATAATCCTAACTTAGGGGCACATTTAACGATACACCCTGCAAGTAAAATATCCATCGAACTTGAGGATAACATTTCTTCATGGGTAGGAATACCTCAGGGCTGTTATAGCACAGCCCTTGAAGACGAAGGGATTATTTTCGAAGGAGTAGCAATGCCCCCCGATTTAGGACCTTCTGCTGTTCCTTTCTCAGGAAATGAATTAATTCATTACTGGAAAAACTACAAGAATATCGCAACTTTCGGTTTCATGATTAAAGATAGTAACGAAGGTTCACTAAAATTTAATATAAAAAATCAACCTATTTATTCATACCAATTAACAAAAACAGATGCTCAAAAACTAAAAAAAGCCATAACTTTCCTTGCGGAACTGGCTCTGGATGAAAATCCTATTCAAATTTTTGCGATGGTAACAAAACAGCCCAATATAATAAAAAGTAAAGATGATTTAAATATATTTACAAAACAAGAACATGTCCCATCGGATTTTGAGTGTATGGCATTTCATCCTTTAGGAACCTGCCGATTAGCTGATTCGCCTGAAAAAGGGGTTTGTGATTCTAATCATCGGGTATTTGGCACAAAAAATATTTTTGTATGTGATGGCAGTTCTATTCCCACATCACTTGGCGTAAACCCTCAATTAACAATTATGGCGTTAGCCACTCGGTTAGCCCATATACTTAAAAACCTTTGA